The following proteins come from a genomic window of Gadus morhua chromosome 11, gadMor3.0, whole genome shotgun sequence:
- the LOC115553873 gene encoding LOW QUALITY PROTEIN: apoptosis-associated speck-like protein containing a CARD (The sequence of the model RefSeq protein was modified relative to this genomic sequence to represent the inferred CDS: inserted 1 base in 1 codon): MGSTIRQVLQHTLEDLSNDKLKKFRASLLDRERKGEPRVRRRALEDKDEVVIADVLVSTFTEAKAGSVVVETLRVIECNHIAVRLEAELEDLNPPGSRPCANSMIPPSKSRPVEHFVDKHRSALIQRIRRLAPILDRLLDRKVLSQEEYDAIMAKGTPQDQARQLYSGALTSSGTTGKXVFLSVLEELEVHLLQDLRSLEDLSKDELKKFCASLLDRERGRASGQRRALEDKDEVGIADVLVSTFTDAKAGSVMVETLRDIECNHIAVKLEAKLKSKVESAGSRPSANSTPASTARPGEHFVDKHRSALIQRIRRIAPILDKLLDRKVLSQEEYDAIMAKGTPQDQARLLYSGALTASGTTGKDIFLSVLEESEVHLLEDLRRS, from the exons ATGGGTTCAACGATAAGACAAGTTCTGCAACACACTCTGGAGGATCtgtctaat gaTAAACTGAAGAAGTTTCGCGCCAGTCTGTTGGACCGCGAGCGGAAGGGAGAGCCTCGGGTCAGGCGCAGAGCACTGGAGGACAAGGACGAAGTCGTTATCGCTGATGTTCTCGTCTCAACCTTCACCGAAGCTAAAGCCGGGAGTGTAGTGGTGGAAACGCTGCGGGTCATCGAGTGCAACCACATCGCAGTGCGACTTGAGGCCGAACTGGAGG ATTTGAATCCGCCGGGGAGTCGACCTTGCGCCAACAGTATGATCCCGCCGTCCAAAT CTAGACCTGTAGAGCACTTTGTGGACAAACACCGGAGCGCCCTGATTCAGAGAATCCGGAGGTTGGCACCTATACTGGATAGACTGCTGGACCGCAAGGTGCTGAGTCAGGAGGAGTATGACGCCATCATGGCCAAAGGCACCCCGCAGGACCAGGCCCGACAACTGTACAGCGGGGCCCTGACGTCCAGCGGAACCACAGGAA GCGTCTTCCTAAGCGTGCTGGAGGAATTAGAGGTTCATCTTCTCCAGGACCTGAGGAG TCTGGAGGATCTGTCTAAGGATGAACTGAAGAAGTTTTGCGCCAGTCTGTTGGACCGTGAGCGGGGGAGAGCCTCGGGTCAGCGCAGAGCACTGGAGGACAAGGACGAAGTCGGTATTGCTGATGTTCTCGTCTCAACCTTCACTGACGCTAAAGCCGGGAGTGTAATGGTGGAAACGCTGCGGGACATCGAGTGTAACCACATCGCAGTGAAACTTGAGGCCAAACTGAAGAGTAA AGTTGAATCTGCCGGGAGTCGACCTAGTGCCAATAGTACCCCAGCGTCAACag CTAGACCGGGTGAGCACTTTGTGGACAAACACCGGAGCGCCCTGATTCAGAGGATCCGGAGGATCGCACCAATACTGGATAAACTGCTGGACCGCAAGGTGCTGAGTCAAGAGGAGTATGACGCCATCATGGCCAAAGGCACCCCGCAGGACCAGGCCCGACTACTGTACAGCGGGGCCCTGACGGCCAGCGGAACCACAGGAAAAGACATCTTCCTCAGCGTGCTGGAAGAATCAGAGGTTCATCTTCTCGAGGACCTGAGGAGATCTTGA
- the LOC115553874 gene encoding ETS translocation variant 4-like: MAPAPTYLQPYRPSDLYLHKGSLLDLDTYPEFNWVSSYPNGELDPPSDLQVSSPAFSGLLPQHGAPSPAAEPSNSPFLPGAPGNTLLIPDDSEQRYSHRADLYDTQNQPFFWADYQPLQATSCPFQAPSCPLQATSCPLDAGPREQHCLRVAKRKNTQNTHLQGADRDRHVGMSAYPGSGPIQLWQFLLELLLDSACRSFITWTCDGWEFKMSDPSEVAKRWGQCKNKPKMN, from the exons ATGGCCCCGGCCCCCACCTACCTGCAGCCCTACAGACCATCTGACCTGTACCTCCACAAAG GCAGCCTCCTCGACCTCGACACATACCCAGAATTCAACTGGGTCTCCTCGTACCCCAATGGTGAGCTGGACCCTCCGTCAGACCTCCAGGTCTCCAGCCCGGCGTTCTCTGGCCTGCTGCCTCAACACGGTGCCCCGAGCCCAGCTGCAGAGCCAAGCAACAGCCCCTTCCTGCCAGGAGCACCAGGGAACACTCTACTAA TTCCAGACGACAGTGAGCAGAGATACTCGCACCGAGCTGATCTTTACGACACCCAGAACCAGCCCTTCTTCTGGGCCGACTACCAGCCGCTCCAAGCCACTTCCTGTCCATTCCAAGCCCCTTCCTGTCCGCTCCAAGCAACTTCTTGTCCGCTCGATGCAGGGCCCAGGGAGCAGCACTGCCTCCGTGTGGCcaaacgcaaaaacacacaaaacacacacttacagggGGCCGACCGAGACAGACATGTTGGGATGTCAGCCTACcctg GCTCGGGACCCATCCAGCTGTGGCAGTTcctcctggagctgctgctggactcaGCGTGCCGCAGCTTCATCACTTGGACCTGCGACGGGTGGGAGTTCAAGATGTCTGACCCCTCAGAG GTGGCTAAGCGATGGGGCCAGTGTAAGAACAAGCCCAAGatgaactag